Below is a genomic region from Pseudovibrio brasiliensis.
CAGCAATCTGTTTATGGGTGAGCCGGTAAGTACCAGCTAAATCCCCTCGGCAAACTCTTCGAATTCGGGGCGTTCCCGCCAGGAGCCATCGGGCCAGAGGGCTTTGAGGGCTTTGGCGATGGGATCGCTCCAGCCTTGTTTGCCTTGGGATTGTGCGTCCAGCAGTTCGTCACTTATCAGGCCGGGGCAGGCTTGCTCCAGCACCTCAATCAGTGCCTTGGCCTGTGCCAGATCCTTGGTGACCTTGGTGGCCGTGTGGGTCCGCTTTTGTGAGAGGATGAGCTTGTGCACGGCGTAACGGGCCGGGCGCGGCACGAACACAGGAATGCCAGCGCCGTAAGGCAGAGCAGCGGGGGAAGCATCGTCGATCAGCCATGCCAGATACTGCAGGCTCATAGCGCCCGCATCCAACCCTTGCAGCTCCAGCGGTTGCTTTTCGCCGCGCTTGCGTGTTGGCGTGAGCAGATCTACCACAAAGCCGATGCCAGAGCGAAAGCGCGAAGATTTGGCGCGACCATCCAGTTCCGGAATAGGCTCGAATGTGGGGTCGGCATCCTTCAGGATGGAGAGCATATCAATGCCTTCATCCGCTTTGATCGCCAGTGAGGCGGCTACGAGATCTGCATCATCTGTTGCCAGCTGGGTGGAGGGCAGTGTGCAGCCCAACAGCAGTGGGTAACATTGATAGGCCAGCGTACCCACCAGAATAGCACCATTGCGGAACAGGCCATGATAGGCCATGGCATCCAGCACACGCCCGGCATAACTGTGGGTGGAAAGCACGCCAACTTTGTTAAGCACGCTCAGGTCTTTACGACGTGCACGGGCGCGCTCACTAGCCTGCTTGATGCGCTCCACTTTGGCCTGCGTTTCCGGCTGCAAAGCTGGCCCCACATAGAGGCTCTTACGTCCGGCACCCACGGGCATTTTGACGAAGACGTTCTCAACATTCCCCTTCGCCTGCTGATAAATCGAGCCCCGAAGAGCCCTGCTATCATCATGCGTTTTCTGAATGTAATCCGCAGCGAGATTTTGATAAGCGAGAGGAAGATCTGTCATGGGAGTAGTATAGACAGTTTGATTTGAAAATGTCTATACCGTGATTGAGTGCTCAGCGTGGTGTGTTCGGAATCGATTTTCTTAAGTAACGCATTGCATGGCTTATGAGAATTCATGTGATTGATACATGTATTGTGATAGAATAGCTGCACCTTTGATTACGCTGTATTCGTAGAAATGGATTTCGTTATCAGGTTTGCTGCAGACTTTCAGTGAAAGAGCATGAGGCTATTCTGCAGACTCGGATTAGGCGAGATGTCCCATTGTTTCCAGAAAGGGACAGAAACATGAATTCTGTTGGTTTAAATAATAGTAGTGTCCAGCTTTTTGAGACACAAAACCCCAACTCCTCTGCGGTTCAGCAAGATGCGGATGAGGGCCTCAAGATTCTTCGAGAGAACGCAACAGGGATTGACTTTAAGCCTGTTGCAATGGGTGAAGGACCTTCGGACAGCTTGATTTCTGAAGAAACCAGAAATGTGCTGGCAGAGATGACGCTCAAGTATCATGCTGCGGAACTTCAGTTTGAGCTTGCTCCAGTTCGCGATGCATTTACCGCGATGAATGCATCACTTACAGAAAATAATGGAAACTATTCAGAGCTTGCTGACCACCTCGAAAATTTTCAGGAAGGCGTCAACAGCCTGCTTGCGAATGGCATAGAGTTTAATCCAGCTAATCCCTTTCTCAAGGATGAGAAACTTCTCGACGAGCTGGTGAGTATTCTGCCGGGTAGCACGGATGGTGTGCCAAACGATTTAACTGGATTACAGACCTGGACTCTTCAAGGGGAAGCTGCCGAAAATGCAGGTTTGGCCGAGGTAAATGTCCTTACCTTTGATTTCTCAGAGATGCTTGAGGGCGATGATGCCGCGAGCGTTGTAAGTGTTCTGGGAGAAGCCTTTACGAACTGGCAAGCTGCTCTTGATCAGGCTTACAGTAGCATTAGCACGATCCGCGATGAGAAGATTGCTGGGTTGTCTCAGCCAGCAGAACCAGTCGTCTCTGAGGCTGCCGCAAACGTTGAAAAGGACATGAACGTGGATCAAGCGCGGGAGAAAGCACAACTGGTGCAGTCTGAGCTTGCCAAGCAGGTCTTCTCTCTGGTCAACGCGACCTCTCCAAGCGCTCTGGCGTCCTTTAGTTTGTAGGATGCGTAGAACTGCGCTTGCCTCTGTTGAGCGCAGTTCTGATACCGCCGAGGATACTGCAAAGAGTTGGTATAGACAGTTTGATTTGAAAGTGTCTATACCGTTTCTGGATGGCTGCTTCTCCCGGCACTTCCCACCGCATCGCATGTCATATCTACCTATGTTTGTAATTTCCTCTTCCCTTGCCAAATATTACTTATGCGGTGAAGAGGGGGAGAGCTTTTGGAGAGCGATGGTGGAAAGAAGAGACCGAGTAAAACGCTTATTGTTACAGGTGTGCTTGGTTGGCTCCTCTTTATTGGGGAATGCATCTATGCCCTCACGCGCCTTCCTGTCCTAATAATCCTGGCAGCAGGTGCTGGTTTCTTTGCTCTTGAGAAGACACTGGATGCCGTGCTTGGGCGCATCTTCCGAAGAAAGCCCAAAGAGCAAATTCCTCATAATCTTCCGAAGGATTAGAACTCCACCTTTGAATGGCTGACGGGGCTTGTGAAGTTCTGCTAGGCTTCTCCGTGCATTTTAGGGGAGAGGATTATGGCGGTTCATTTTGAGGTTGAAGGGACGACAGCGATCATCACGCTGGACCGGCCTGAGCGACGCAATGCGGTGGATGGAGAGACGGCGCAGCTGCTGGTGGATGCCTTCACCCGTTTTGATCAGGATGACAGCCTTTCCGTTGCCGTGTTCACTGGATCTGAAGGCACATTCTGTGCAGGTGCTGACCTGAAAGCCATTTCCGAAGGCAACCTCAACATCCTGAAAGAAGAGGGCGATTTTGCCCCGATGGGTCCATCCCGCATGCGGCTTTCCAAGCCCGTGATCGCGGCAATTGAAGGCCATGCGGTGGCTGGCGGGCTGGAGCTGGCGCTCTGGGCGGACATGCGTGTTGCGGGAAAGTCGGCAGTGTTTGGCGTCTATTGTCGCCGGTTTGGGGTGCCGCTGATTGACATGGGCACCATTCGTCTTCCTCGCCTGATCGGCCAGTCCCGCGCCGCGGATATGATCCTGACAGGGCGCAGTGTGAGCGGGGAGGAAGCGGTTGCTTTTGGCCTCGTCAACCGGCTCGTGGAAGATGGTGAGGCACTCGCTAAAGCAAAGGAGCTTGCCGCGCATATCGCGCAATTTCCGCAAATGTGCATGCGTAGCGACCGGCTTTCCATGTTTGAGCAGTGGGACATGACCGAAGCTGAGGCCATCAAAAATGAAATGCGGCGCGGGCTTTCAGTGATTTCCAGCGGAGAGACCGTTTCCGGCGCAACGGCTTTCAGTCATGGCAAAGGACGCCACGGGGCAGGCGTGGAAAGCTGACGGGTCTTGAGCAAAAGTAAACGGACGTGATGCAATATTGCGGGCTGGGCTAAGCCTGCTTACACCTAAACTCAAATAAGCATTACTTAACGGAAGGTATTTCTCCTAGCATGACACAATATGTCTCTCAGGACCGATTGTGGGAGGAATGCCGTGCCTGCTCAACCTCAAAACCCCGCTGGAAATCAGGAAAAACTGC
It encodes:
- a CDS encoding GSU2403 family nucleotidyltransferase fold protein; amino-acid sequence: MTDLPLAYQNLAADYIQKTHDDSRALRGSIYQQAKGNVENVFVKMPVGAGRKSLYVGPALQPETQAKVERIKQASERARARRKDLSVLNKVGVLSTHSYAGRVLDAMAYHGLFRNGAILVGTLAYQCYPLLLGCTLPSTQLATDDADLVAASLAIKADEGIDMLSILKDADPTFEPIPELDGRAKSSRFRSGIGFVVDLLTPTRKRGEKQPLELQGLDAGAMSLQYLAWLIDDASPAALPYGAGIPVFVPRPARYAVHKLILSQKRTHTATKVTKDLAQAKALIEVLEQACPGLISDELLDAQSQGKQGWSDPIAKALKALWPDGSWRERPEFEEFAEGI
- a CDS encoding crotonase/enoyl-CoA hydratase family protein — encoded protein: MAVHFEVEGTTAIITLDRPERRNAVDGETAQLLVDAFTRFDQDDSLSVAVFTGSEGTFCAGADLKAISEGNLNILKEEGDFAPMGPSRMRLSKPVIAAIEGHAVAGGLELALWADMRVAGKSAVFGVYCRRFGVPLIDMGTIRLPRLIGQSRAADMILTGRSVSGEEAVAFGLVNRLVEDGEALAKAKELAAHIAQFPQMCMRSDRLSMFEQWDMTEAEAIKNEMRRGLSVISSGETVSGATAFSHGKGRHGAGVES